Proteins from one Ipomoea triloba cultivar NCNSP0323 chromosome 1, ASM357664v1 genomic window:
- the LOC116016948 gene encoding uncharacterized protein LOC116016948 isoform X2: protein MEGPKSSEAERSSNSAANDDPSPFPQELADVSLKMPPRYLGFGSSISEKSSPQSPSVTNGGSLMGGFLRALSFKKKTAAPDGEQSSLIRPDSQPSLQRPLLGEKSSLIRPDSQPALRRPLLANPVSRVIWKRCTSLPARAASKSSPSASAPAFARTSDEWQKSQSLRTGTSQATVTRTPSAKNVVIVRSTSFAKREDCDPDSCDEITPAPVDEDQEIPEEEAVCRICLEACDEGNTLKMECSCKGDLRLVHEECAIKWFSMKGNKNCEVCQQEVLNLPVTLHFVPSTTQGNIVLDHNQLTLNAQRISAWQDFVVLVLVSTVCYFFFLEKLLIHGMKTKALVIATTFSFTLGLLASIFAVIQAIKQYIWAYAALEFALVAMILCLFYSVILQIVSVSCPAT from the exons ATGGAAGGACCCAAATCCTCAGAGGCAGAAAGAAGCTCCAATTCAGCTGCAAATGACGATCCTTCTCCTTTTCCCCAAGAG CTTGCAGATGTGTCACTTAAAATGCCTCCAAGGTATCTTGGGTTTGGAAGTAGCATTAGTGAAAAGTCTTCACCTCAATCTCCTTCCGTTACAAATGGAGGCTCATTGATGGGAGGCTTTCTTCGAGCTCTAAGCTTCAAGAAAAAGACTGCTGCACCAGATGGTGAACAAAGCTCTCTCATCCGACCAGATTCCCAGCCATCTTTACAAAGACCACTTCTAGGTGAAAAAAGCTCTCTCATCCGACCAGATTCTCAGCCAGCTTTACGAAGACCACTTCTAGCTAATCCAGTCTCACGCGTGATTTGGAAACGATGTACTTCTTTACCTGCAAGAGCTGCTTCAAAGTCATCTCCTTCTGCTTCTGCACCTGCTTTTGCCAGGACATCTGATGAATGGCAAAAATCACAA TCACTGCGGACTGGTACATCTCAAGCTACTGTTACAAGGACTCCCTCTGCCAAAAATGTGGTTATTGTGAGATCAACATCTTTTGCTAAACGTGAAGATTGTGACCCAGATTCATGCGATG AAATTACACCAGCCCCAGTGGATGAGGATCAAGAGATTCCCGAGGAGGAAGCTGTTTGTAGGATCTGTCTCGAAGCATGTGATGAAGGAAATACACTGAAGATGGAGTGCAGCTGCAAAGGTGACCTCAGACTTGTACATGAAGAGTGTGCAATTAAGTGGTTTAGCATGAAAGGAAACAAAAATTGTGAAGTTTGTCAGCAGGAAGTGCTAAATTTACCTGTAACTTTGCATTTTGTGCCAAGTACTACCCAAGGAAATATTGTGCTGGACCATAACCAGCTAACTTTGAACGCACAAAGAATAAG TGCTTGGCAGGACTTTGTGGTGCTTGTCTTGGTTAGTACAGTATGCTACTTCTTCTTTCTTGAGAAGTTACTG ATCCATGGCATGAAAACTAAGGCACTGGTGATTGCTACAACATTCTCATTTACTTTGGGTCTTTTGGCATCTATTTTTGCAGTCATCCAAG CAATTAAACAGTACATATGGGCCTACGCAGCTTTAGAATTTGCACTTGTGGCCATGATTCTTTGCCTCTTCTACTCTGTG aTTCTGCAGATTGTTTCTGTTTCTTGTCCCGCTACCTAA
- the LOC116016948 gene encoding uncharacterized protein LOC116016948 isoform X1, whose translation MEGPKSSEAERSSNSAANDDPSPFPQELADVSLKMPPRYLGFGSSISEKSSPQSPSVTNGGSLMGGFLRALSFKKKTAAPDGEQSSLIRPDSQPSLQRPLLGEKSSLIRPDSQPALRRPLLANPVSRVIWKRCTSLPARAASKSSPSASAPAFARTSDEWQKSQSLRTGTSQATVTRTPSAKNVVIVRSTSFAKREDCDPDSCDEITPAPVDEDQEIPEEEAVCRICLEACDEGNTLKMECSCKGDLRLVHEECAIKWFSMKGNKNCEVCQQEVLNLPVTLHFVPSTTQGNIVLDHNQLTLNAQRISAWQDFVVLVLVSTVCYFFFLEKLLIHGMKTKALVIATTFSFTLGLLASIFAVIQAIKQYIWAYAALEFALVAMILCLFYSVLHLPPIYSITLSSVLGFGAAMGLNFMYSRYYALRVQLSPSSSAV comes from the exons ATGGAAGGACCCAAATCCTCAGAGGCAGAAAGAAGCTCCAATTCAGCTGCAAATGACGATCCTTCTCCTTTTCCCCAAGAG CTTGCAGATGTGTCACTTAAAATGCCTCCAAGGTATCTTGGGTTTGGAAGTAGCATTAGTGAAAAGTCTTCACCTCAATCTCCTTCCGTTACAAATGGAGGCTCATTGATGGGAGGCTTTCTTCGAGCTCTAAGCTTCAAGAAAAAGACTGCTGCACCAGATGGTGAACAAAGCTCTCTCATCCGACCAGATTCCCAGCCATCTTTACAAAGACCACTTCTAGGTGAAAAAAGCTCTCTCATCCGACCAGATTCTCAGCCAGCTTTACGAAGACCACTTCTAGCTAATCCAGTCTCACGCGTGATTTGGAAACGATGTACTTCTTTACCTGCAAGAGCTGCTTCAAAGTCATCTCCTTCTGCTTCTGCACCTGCTTTTGCCAGGACATCTGATGAATGGCAAAAATCACAA TCACTGCGGACTGGTACATCTCAAGCTACTGTTACAAGGACTCCCTCTGCCAAAAATGTGGTTATTGTGAGATCAACATCTTTTGCTAAACGTGAAGATTGTGACCCAGATTCATGCGATG AAATTACACCAGCCCCAGTGGATGAGGATCAAGAGATTCCCGAGGAGGAAGCTGTTTGTAGGATCTGTCTCGAAGCATGTGATGAAGGAAATACACTGAAGATGGAGTGCAGCTGCAAAGGTGACCTCAGACTTGTACATGAAGAGTGTGCAATTAAGTGGTTTAGCATGAAAGGAAACAAAAATTGTGAAGTTTGTCAGCAGGAAGTGCTAAATTTACCTGTAACTTTGCATTTTGTGCCAAGTACTACCCAAGGAAATATTGTGCTGGACCATAACCAGCTAACTTTGAACGCACAAAGAATAAG TGCTTGGCAGGACTTTGTGGTGCTTGTCTTGGTTAGTACAGTATGCTACTTCTTCTTTCTTGAGAAGTTACTG ATCCATGGCATGAAAACTAAGGCACTGGTGATTGCTACAACATTCTCATTTACTTTGGGTCTTTTGGCATCTATTTTTGCAGTCATCCAAG CAATTAAACAGTACATATGGGCCTACGCAGCTTTAGAATTTGCACTTGTGGCCATGATTCTTTGCCTCTTCTACTCTGTG CTTCATTTACCACCCATTTATTCAATAACGCTGTCATCAGTTTTGGGTTTTGGAGCTGCAATGGGTCTCAATTTCATGTATAGTCGATATTATGCATTGCGAGTTCAGCTTTCCCCAAGCTCTAGCGCCGTGTGA
- the LOC116016948 gene encoding uncharacterized protein LOC116016948 isoform X3, translated as MPPRYLGFGSSISEKSSPQSPSVTNGGSLMGGFLRALSFKKKTAAPDGEQSSLIRPDSQPSLQRPLLGEKSSLIRPDSQPALRRPLLANPVSRVIWKRCTSLPARAASKSSPSASAPAFARTSDEWQKSQSLRTGTSQATVTRTPSAKNVVIVRSTSFAKREDCDPDSCDEITPAPVDEDQEIPEEEAVCRICLEACDEGNTLKMECSCKGDLRLVHEECAIKWFSMKGNKNCEVCQQEVLNLPVTLHFVPSTTQGNIVLDHNQLTLNAQRISAWQDFVVLVLVSTVCYFFFLEKLLIHGMKTKALVIATTFSFTLGLLASIFAVIQAIKQYIWAYAALEFALVAMILCLFYSVLHLPPIYSITLSSVLGFGAAMGLNFMYSRYYALRVQLSPSSSAV; from the exons ATGCCTCCAAGGTATCTTGGGTTTGGAAGTAGCATTAGTGAAAAGTCTTCACCTCAATCTCCTTCCGTTACAAATGGAGGCTCATTGATGGGAGGCTTTCTTCGAGCTCTAAGCTTCAAGAAAAAGACTGCTGCACCAGATGGTGAACAAAGCTCTCTCATCCGACCAGATTCCCAGCCATCTTTACAAAGACCACTTCTAGGTGAAAAAAGCTCTCTCATCCGACCAGATTCTCAGCCAGCTTTACGAAGACCACTTCTAGCTAATCCAGTCTCACGCGTGATTTGGAAACGATGTACTTCTTTACCTGCAAGAGCTGCTTCAAAGTCATCTCCTTCTGCTTCTGCACCTGCTTTTGCCAGGACATCTGATGAATGGCAAAAATCACAA TCACTGCGGACTGGTACATCTCAAGCTACTGTTACAAGGACTCCCTCTGCCAAAAATGTGGTTATTGTGAGATCAACATCTTTTGCTAAACGTGAAGATTGTGACCCAGATTCATGCGATG AAATTACACCAGCCCCAGTGGATGAGGATCAAGAGATTCCCGAGGAGGAAGCTGTTTGTAGGATCTGTCTCGAAGCATGTGATGAAGGAAATACACTGAAGATGGAGTGCAGCTGCAAAGGTGACCTCAGACTTGTACATGAAGAGTGTGCAATTAAGTGGTTTAGCATGAAAGGAAACAAAAATTGTGAAGTTTGTCAGCAGGAAGTGCTAAATTTACCTGTAACTTTGCATTTTGTGCCAAGTACTACCCAAGGAAATATTGTGCTGGACCATAACCAGCTAACTTTGAACGCACAAAGAATAAG TGCTTGGCAGGACTTTGTGGTGCTTGTCTTGGTTAGTACAGTATGCTACTTCTTCTTTCTTGAGAAGTTACTG ATCCATGGCATGAAAACTAAGGCACTGGTGATTGCTACAACATTCTCATTTACTTTGGGTCTTTTGGCATCTATTTTTGCAGTCATCCAAG CAATTAAACAGTACATATGGGCCTACGCAGCTTTAGAATTTGCACTTGTGGCCATGATTCTTTGCCTCTTCTACTCTGTG CTTCATTTACCACCCATTTATTCAATAACGCTGTCATCAGTTTTGGGTTTTGGAGCTGCAATGGGTCTCAATTTCATGTATAGTCGATATTATGCATTGCGAGTTCAGCTTTCCCCAAGCTCTAGCGCCGTGTGA